In a genomic window of Telopea speciosissima isolate NSW1024214 ecotype Mountain lineage chromosome 5, Tspe_v1, whole genome shotgun sequence:
- the LOC122660766 gene encoding UPF0496 protein At4g34320-like, producing MGGQFSRTGVPALQLDSDLHNTTEMSSNEAEAFRLDHPTLQSSDSTLQVGRNPVINTIASGVELRALSFDSLEEVTGSPVVMNPEVVQCILEKVKWKNKKLFQLVKDYFDNSLKTLNSFTALNECLRKVRDSQKVLHFALQQFEKEEIMLVDGKKYLATVLEEALKNFKAAGNPFTEDFSKDFLTVYTHQVLMLEKLQTRKNIFDKKLEFMKTWRKVSSIIFAATVASTLICSVVAFAVAAPHVVAAVAAATSIPVGSVGTWFNSLWKGYENALKGQKELISSMHAGIYVATKDLEGIWVPVNCLSIEIQTLMQNADFTLGEGEEVKIIVEVIEKKLEVLLKKIEDLTEPADRCSQDIRRARKALLQRVSKHPNN from the coding sequence ATGGGAGGACAATTCAGCAGGACAGGAGTGCCTGCACTTCAGCTCGATTCCGACTTGCACAACACAACCGAGATGAGCTCAAATGAAGCAGAAGCATTCAGGCTCGACCACCCAACTTTGCAGTCTTCTGATTCTACCCTGCAAGTTGGCAGGAACCCTGTCATAAACACAATCGCCTCTGGGGTCGAGCTTCGAGCGCTCTCCTTCGACTCACTCGAAGAAGTTACTGGAAGCCCGGTTGTGATGAACCCGGAAGTCGTCCAATGCATCTTAGAGAAAGTTaaatggaaaaataagaaaCTCTTCCAACTTGTGAAGGATTACTTCGACAACAGTCTCAAAACCTTAAACTCCTTTACGGCCTTGAATGAATGCCTAAGGAAAGTCCGTGACAGCCAGAAGGTCCTTCATTTTGCATTGCAACAATTTGAAAAGGAGGAAATCATGTTGGTAGATGGCAAAAAGTATCTGGCGACAGTACTGGAGGAGGCACTGAAGAATTTCAAGGCTGCTGGGAACCCATTCACGGAGGACTTCTCCAAGGACTTCCTAACGGTTTACACCCATCAGGTGTTGATGTTAGAGAAGCTGCAAACTCGAAAGAACATATTTGATAAGAAGCTCGAATTTATGAAGACATGGAGGAAGGTTTCAAGCATTATATTTGCTGCAACTGTTGCTTCCACACTTATTTGCTCGGTGGTGGCATTTGCCGTGGCAGCGCCTCATGTTGTTGCTGCAGTGGCAGCTGCTACTTCAATCCCTGTAGGATCAGTCGGTACGTGGTTTAATTCACTTTGGAAGGGCTATGAGAATGCGCTGAAAGGACAGAAGGAATTGATTAGCTCAATGCACGCTGGCATTTATGTTGCAACCAAGGACTTGGAGGGTATTTGGGTTCCGGTTAACTGTTTGTCAATAGAGATCCAGACTCTAATGCAGAATGCTGATTTCACCCTTGGGGAAGGGGAGGAAGTGAAGATTATAGTGGAGGTGAtagagaagaagttggaggttttattgaaaaaaattgaagatttGACTGAACCAGCTGACAGATGCAGCCAGGATATTCGAAGGGCGAGGAAAGCTCTTCTGCAGAGGGTAAGCAAACATCCCAACAATTGA
- the LOC122661854 gene encoding disease resistance protein RPV1-like: MVYQRIGEAAAYSSSSNIPGWNYDVFLSSFSEDDKGNKIIIDALYKALVQNGICTFRDDDDDDDEDKRREREKRIEESRIAIILFSIKYVSSIRCLDELVKIVECRSSNGLTVFPVFCDVDPSHVRKQNGSLEEAFASFEEEEEKDKVERWRAALTKVANLSGWDLHVSPGQEAEFIQRLVDDAVSIKRSRSPLNIARYLIGIDSRVARMMNSYIYRTSCEVRLIGICGISGLGKTTIAKAVYNGIYHRFEGCSFLENVREVSKQPNGLIHLQEQLLSDILMKKNLEISSVARGINVIKKRLQCKRVLIVIDDVDHSEQLNAFAIERDSFGMGSKIIVISRDEHFLNEAQVCDIYHPEELDSHESLRLFSWHAFNNNSPQDEYKELSKEIVGNVKGLPLALEVMGSLMFSKRSLSEWEETLAKLKSTPVDQIPKPLRLSFNDLDDTEKNIYLDIGCFFIGMNKSYVSKILDGCNLFAVIGIRVLIQRSLITIDKDDKLRMHDLLREMAKKIVHEESPEEPGRRTRLWSQEDVCNVLTKHEGTESVEGITLNISQSEDVCFNTKAFVDMHNLRLLQLNYVHLRGAYEHLPKKLRWLCWHGFPLKSIPANFDLEKLIVLHMENSSVKEVWKEIKLLKRLKILNLSHSSYLTKTPNFSGVPNLEELILEDCESLVEVHHSIGYLDKLIVLNLNNCNNLMKLPDSIGMLRSLEVFNLRGCSNQLQSTSWFSFPQCYFSSLIRTKRTCTLLPASFSGLCSLKSVNLNYCNLSEDIIPSDLWSLPLLKTLRLDGNRLCTLPASIRLLSCLQSLTLSNCKDLKLMTELPSSLRILDLGGCSAMEILPPNISVLSRLMFLNFEGCKRLQSFPSGCTSSQGVDLKGMKSLKNLVMNYDHFCNRSDEISCLPKLWSLYLSGCNERSQTLPKLSSSLFTLFVEGNTSTLLVDSGEIQSMEISHSIQDSYIEGCHHLGNTLRKNSLFQDIHREFQLWGTGSEIPEWMSHQNMGSSISFEVSDCLGCKIQGLDVSAVFSAEEGPGNYSCHPVIWNKTKDIQWGPIVGLPQSTLPLRPGQDILLVRHITMRELRAFSIHKDGFGAHFGVGDQVEVSVEIEGGHGGSLQVKKCGVLLVQCPDEEMNLLDDRSLLEYLSDSEDDDHVVDAGEKSESELIQKMISFLENLPDSEKDLVVDGDKESESDLIQKMISFLETLPDSEEHLVVDGEESEVAPNHNA, translated from the exons ATGGTCTACCAGAGAATCGGAGAAGCCGCCGCTTACTCCTCGTCGTCCAATATCCCTGGATGGAATTACGATGTCTTCTTGAGTAGTTTCAGTGAAGATGATAAGGGCAACAAAATCATCATTGATGCGCTCTACAAAGCTTTGGTCCAAAATGGGATTTGCACTTTCAGAGACgatgacgacgacgacgacgaagACAAgcgaagagaaagagagaaacgaATTGAAGAATCGAGGATCGCCATAATCCTTTTCTCAATAAAATACGTTTCTTCGATTCGGTGTTTGGATGAACTGGTGAAGATAGTTGAATGCAGAAGCAGCAATGGTCTAACTGTTTTCCCTGTTTTCTGCGATGTCGATCCATCGCATGTGCGAAAACAGAACGGTAGTTTGGAGGAAGCGTTTGCCAGCttcgaagaagaagaggaaaaagacaAGGTCGAGAGGTGGAGGGCAGCTCTTACTAAAGTGGCTAATCTTTCTGGTTGGGATCTCCATGTTTCCCCTGG GCAGGAGGCAGAATTTATCCAAAGACTTGTTGATGATGCTGTTTCAATTAAACGAAGTCGATCACCATTGAACATTGCTAGGTATCTCATTGGAATAGATTCCCGTGTTGCAAGGATGATGAATTCATATATATATCGTACTTCATGTGAAGTTCGTCTCATAGGGATTTGTGGTATTAGTGGATTAGGTAAAACAACCATTGCTAAGGCTGTATATAATGGAATTTATCATAGATTTGAAGGTTGCAGTTTTCTTGAAAATGTTAGAGAAGTTTCAAAACAACCCAATGGTCTAATTCATTTACAAGAACAACTCCTTTCTGATATCCTTATGAAGAAAAACTTGGAGATAAGCAGTGTTGCTAGAGGAATAAATGTCATCAAAAAGAGGCTGCAATGCAAAAGGGTTCTTATTGTCATTGATGATGTTGATCATTCAGAGCAATTAAATGCATTCGCTATCGAGCGTGATTCATTTGGTATGGGAAGTAAAATCATTGTCATATCAAGAGATGAACATTTTCTAAACGAGGCTCAAGTGTGTGATATTTATCATCCTGAGGAGTTGGACTCTCATGAATCTCTTCGGCTCTTTAGTTGGCATGCATTTAACAATAATTCTCCCCAAGATGAATACAAGGAGCTTTCAAAGGAGATAGTTGGTAATGTCAAAGGACTTCCCTTAGCTCTTGAGGTCATGGGTTCTTTAATGTTCAGCAAAAGAAGCTTATCTGAATGGGAGGAAACATTAGCCAAACTAAAAAGTACTCCTGTTGATCAAATTCCAAAACCACTTCGATTAAGTTTTAATGATTTGGATGACACAGAGAAGAATATTTACCTTGATATTGGTTGCTTCTTTATTGGAATGAACAAAAGCTATGTATCTAAAATACTAGATGGATGCAACTTGTTTGCAGTTATCGGAATCCGTGTTCTCATTCAAAGATCTCTTATTACAATTGACAAAGACGATAAGCTAAGGATGCATGATCTTCTTCGAGAGATGGCCAAGAAAATTGTTCATGAAGAATCTCCTGAAGAACCTGGAAGACGTACAAGATTATGGTCACAAGAGGATGTTTGTAATGTATTGACGAAACATGAG GGAACCGAATCTGTCGAAGGCATCACGTTAAACATTTCTCAATCTGAGGATGTGTGTTTTAATACTAAAGCATTTGTAGACATGCATAATCTAAGACTGCTTCAACTCAATTATGTACACCTAAGGGGAGCATATGAACATTTGCCTAAGAAATTAAGATGGCTTTGTTGGCATGGATTCCCTTTGAAATCTATACCTGCCAATTTTGACTTGGAGAAGCTTATTGTTCTTCACATGGAAAATAGCAGTGTTAAAGAGGTTTGGAAGGAAATCAAG CTGCTTAAAAGGTTGAAAATCCTGAACCTTAGTCATTCGAGCTACTTGACAAAAACCCCCAATTTCTCAGGAGTCCCCAATCTTGAGGAACTGATCCTTGAAGATTGTGAAAGTCTGGTTGAGGTTCACCACTCCATTGGGTATCTTGACAAGCTTATTGTCTTGAATTTGAATAACTGCAATAACCTTATGAAGCTTCCAGACAGCATTGGTATGTTGAGATCTCTTGAAGTATTCAATCTCCGTGGTTGCTCGAATCAGTTGCAATCTACTTCATGGTTTTCATTCCCTCAATGTTATTTCAGTTCACTTATTAGAACAAAGCGTACTTGTACTCTGCTTCCTGCTTCTTTCTCTGGTTTATGCTCTTTGAAATCAGTAAATCTCAATTACTGTAATCTGTCAGAAGATATCATTCCCAGTGATTTATGGAGCTTGCCATTGTTGAAAACCTTAAGATTGGACGGGAACAGATTGTGCACCCTGCCAGCCAGCATTAGACTTCTTTCTTGTCTTCAATCGCTTACATTGTCAAATTGTAAAGATCTCAAACTAATGACAGAGCTTCCGTCAAGCTTAAGGATTTTGGATCTAGGAGGTTGCTCAGCAATGGAAATATTACCACCCAACATCAGTGTTCTCTCTCGACTTATGTTTCTTAATTTTGAGGGATGTAAGAGGCTACAGTCATTTCCAAGCGGTTGCACATCTTCTCAAGGAGTAGACCTTAAGGGCATGAAGAGTTTAAAAAATTTAGTTATGAACTATGATCACTTCTGTAATAGATCTGATGAAATAAGTTGCCTTCCTAAACTTTGGAGCCTATATTTGTCAGGCTGCAATGAGAGGTCTCAAACACTGCCAAAgctttcatcaagtttatttacCTTGTTTGTAGAAGGTAACACATCTACTTTGCTCGTCGATAGCGGGGAGATCCAGAGCATGGAAATTTCTCATTCTATACAAGACAGTTACATCGAAGGGTGCCACCATCTGGGGAACACTTTGAGGAAGAACAGCCTTTtccag GATATACATAGGGAATTTCAATTGTGGGGTACTGGAAGTGAGATTCCGGAATGGATGAGCCATCAAAATATGGGGTCTTCAATATCCTTTGAGGTCTCTGACTGTTTGGGTTGCAAGATCCAAGGGTTGGATGTATCTGCTGTTTTTTCAGCTGAGGAAGGCCCTGGAAACTACTCTTGTCACCCTGTGATCTGGAATAAAACCAAAGATATTCAATGGGGGCCCATTGTTGGACTTCCGCAATCCACACTTCCACTTCGACCAGGTCAAGACATATTGTTGGTGCGCCATATTACAATGCGTGAGCTTCGGGCTTTCTCGATACATAAAGATGGATTTGGCGCACACTTTGGAGTGGGGGATCAAGTGGAGGTTTCAGTCGAAATTGAGGGTGGCCATGGAGGAAGTTTGCAAGTGAAGAAGTGTGGTGTCCTGCTGGTTCAGTGCCCAGATGAGGAGATGAACCTATTAGATGATCGATCATTGTTGGAATACTTGTCTGATTCAGAAGATGATGATCACGTTGTGGATGCCGGcgaaaaatcagaatcagaattgaTTCAAAAGATGATCTCATTTTTGGAAAACTTGCCTGATTCAGAAAAAGATCTCGTTGTGGATGGCGACaaagaatcagaatcagacTTGATTCAAAAGATGATCTCGTTTTTGGAAACCTTACCTGATTCAGAAGAACATCTCGTTGTGGATGGCGAAGAATCAGAAGTGGCCCCAAATCACAATGCATGA
- the LOC122660769 gene encoding NAC domain containing protein 50-like: MCPSAPVPSLAKIEFHFTDEVLVDHLERMVRGAPLPDNVITDVNPYNVLPWNLPDDMWYFFNSSDPKATGTGYWKATGEGCRIPKNATTTGCRNTLEFYEGRAPCGTKTDWMMYEYKLYWKGLSEKNEAQDSNSLCTVFLNSIQSPNHEQHQNHTGADDANGNCIRPMSAIRVNECGLRRSQVNYGIDENGPAAVSERYLPDQRPNNPVQDLHENYDFSIGDFIELNDLVNPESPSSSESSCLTMSSDECFDSLALLRDIEAENTQKTQTNSTFCVSTSHRPKQMVLKSTSSGSAVQQHVAVQGPRLALENKIQKHVVVQGPYTKAANQVASSSGLPADSHGKRKVVGWMTKLRKKCCCFMPF; this comes from the exons ATGTGTCCTTCAGCACCTGTCCCTTCGCTTGCTAAAATTGAGTTCCATTTCACTGATGAAGTGCTTGTAGACCATTTGGAAAGAATGGTCCGTGGGGCGCCTCTTCCAGACAATGTGATTACAGATGTGAACCCTTACAATGTTTTGCCCTGGAATTTGCCTG ATGACATGTGGTACTTCTTCAATTCGTCGGATCCTAAAGCTACAGGTACTGGATATTggaaagctacaggggagggaTGCAGAATACCAAAAAATGCTACCACTACTGGTTGCAGAAATACTCTGGAATTTTACGAAGGCAGAGCTCCTTGTGGAACCAAAACTGATTGGATGATGTATGAATACAAGTTATATTGGAAGGGACTCTCTGAAAAGAATGAGGCACAG GATTCCAATTCACTGTGTACGGTCTTTCTCAATAGCATCCAGAGTCCAAACCATGAACAGCACCAGAACCATACTGGTGCAGATGATGCTAATGGAAATTGTATTCGTCCAATGTCAGCAATCAGGGTGAACGAATGTGGCTTGAGAAGGTCCCAG GTGAACTATGGTATTGATGAGAATGGACCGGCAGCTGTGTCTGAAAGGTATCTGCCAGATCAGAGGCCTAATAATCCAGTCCAGGACCTGCATGAAAACTATGATTTCTCAATAGGAGACTTCATAGAATTAAATGATCTTGTTAATCCTGAATCTCCTTCCAGTTCTGAATCAAGTTGCTTGACCATGTCATCGGATGAATGCTTTGATTCCTTGGCCTTGTTGCGGGATATAGAGGCTGAAAATACACAGAAAACCCAGACAAATTCTACATTCTGTGTCTCTACATCTCACAGACCCAAACAGATGGTTCTCAAGTCAACATCGTCTG GATCAGCAGTACAGCAACATGTTGCAGTTCAAGGCCCTCGGCTTGCCCTTGAGAACAAGATTCAAAAACATGTTGTAGTTCAAGGCCCCTATACAAAAGCAGCAAATCAAGTGGCATCATCAAGTGGTCTCCCAGCAGATTCACATGGAAAAAGAAAGGTTGTTGGTTGGATGACAAAGCTTAGGAAGAAATGTTGCTGCTTCATGCCATTTTAG
- the LOC122661855 gene encoding zinc finger BED domain-containing protein RICESLEEPER 2-like, whose translation MSGQEREKRPMLPDDTPPPKRRRSLSIVIRERDDLARHPEIDPNEDVLSDCEESSRAPWYKGRILRDTPMHICSNAWKPPKLQRGTRAATSTGITMRKRKRTSIVWKEFIQIPKEKNPDGRQRAKCKACGNIYLADSDINGTGSWRRHLKNCTKRKNKDIAQMILNGGDGNLTCKSKKIDAEMVRDMITMLIVRRELPLVFVEYQEFRDLITYLYPQFSPISRNTQLADILRWHNRESKRIKEFLNSFNGRMSLTTDLWSSITTDSYISLTCHYIDTEWILHKKLLKFCIMPPPHTGVNISQIASEMLLYWGIEKKLFSITLDNASANLSFIDHLKRNLVLKKALMCDGDFFHNRCCAHILNLIVQDGLKVIDNCVQLVRSSIAYVKASQARKVKFLECCKQVGLPNKKGLHGDVTTRWNSTYHMLDSAIFYKSAFHELQLVDKNYRECPSTEEWSKVEQLMHFLKPFNDITEVLSGSKYPTANLYFHNVWNIHKSLLEVTVHGDDHMKKMAQEMKKKFDKYWDSYSIILAIAVVFDPRYKLSFVSWAFDKIYNLDSRSKEKFRLVKTSLERLFEEYRSMDVTMEEGALHSDDIETDTVGNASDWQELNAYESSNNTTRSDKSELYLYLEEPRIKDTTKQYDVLAYWKSQGTKYRDLSRMARDVLAIPVSTVVSESAFSVGGRVIDKYRSKLLPTNAEALICLQDWMFGVDFRAELGDDANDLADALKDVLSVNESGVTNEAPVGPIPTQGSSIASTTGTTDMGHGIDITLYFVTFDVIVCGHGT comes from the exons ATGTCTGgccaagagagggagaagaggccAATGTTGCCTGATGATACTCCTCCTCCTAAGAGGCGAAGGAGTTTGAGTATTGTGATACGGGAAAGAGATGATCTCGCTCGCCATCCCGAGATCGATCCTAATGAGGATGTGCTCAGCGATTGCGAGGAGTCCTCGAGGGCTCCGTGGTACAAGGGCCGTATCCTCAGAGATACGCCCATGCATATTTGTAGTAATGCGTGGAAGCCGCCCAAG CTTCAAC GTGGTACTAGAGCTGCTACTTCAACTGGTATTACAatgagaaagaggaaaagaactTCTATAGTTTGGAAAGAGTTTATTCAAATTCCTAAAGAAAAGAATCCTGATGGGAGACAGAGGGCAAAATGTAAGGCTTGTGGGAATATATATTTGGCTGACTCAGATATCAATGGCACTGGCAGTTGGAGGAGACACCTTAAGAATTGCACCAAACGTAAAAACAAAGATATTGCCCAAATGATATTAAATGGAGGTGATGGGAATCTGACATGTAAAAGCAAGAAGATTGATGCAGAAATGGTGCGAGATATGATTACCATGCTTATTGTTAGAAGAGAACTACCCTTGGTGTTTGTTGAATATCAAGAGTTTAGGGATTTGATTACCTATCTTTACCCACAATTCAGCCCGATTAGTAGGAATACCCAATTGGCTGATATCTTGAGGTGGCACAATAGGGAGAGTAAGAGGATTAAGGAATTTTTGAATTCCTTCAATGGTAGGATGTCATTGACTACTGATTTGTGGTCCTCCATCACGACTGACTCTTATATTTCTCTCACTTGTCATTACATTGACACAGAATGGATATTGCAtaagaaattactaaaattttgcatcatgccaccaccacACACAGGAGTTAACATAAGTCAAATTGCATCAGAGATGTTATTATATTGGGGGATTGAGAAGAAACTGTTTTCTATTACTCTAGATAATGCTTCTGCAAATCTCTCTTTTATTGATCACTTGAAAAGAAATTTGGTATTGAAGAAGGCTTTAATGTGTGATGGTGATTTTTTTCATAACCGATGTTGTGCCCATATATTAAACCTAATTGTACAAGATGGTTTGAAGGTAATTGATAATTGTGTACAATTGGTTCGATCCAGCATAGCATATGTGAAGGCATCTCAGGcaaggaaagtgaaattcctAGAATGCTGCAAGCAGGTGGGTTTACCAAATAAGAAAGGATTGCATGGAGATGTTACCACGAGGTGGAACTCCACTTATCACATGCTTGATTCTGCTATATTCTATAAGAGTGCATTTCATGAACTTCAGTTGGTGGATAAAAATTATAGAGAGTGTCCAAGTACTGAGGAATGGTCCAAGGTGGAGCAATTAATGCATTTTTTGAAGCCTTTCAATGACATCACAGAGGTGTTATCTGGGTCCAAGTACCCAACAGCAAATTTGTATTTTCATAACGTATGGAATATACATAAGTCTTTGTTGGAAGTGACAGTACATGGAGATGACCATATGAAGAAGATGGCacaagaaatgaaaaagaagtttgacaagtaTTGGGACTCATATAGCATTATTTTAGCTATTGCAGTTGTATTTGACCCTCGATACAAGTTATCCTTTGTTTCATGGGCTTTTGATAAGATATATAATCTTGACTCTAGATCAAAGGAGAAATTTAGACTTGTAAAAACAAGTTTAGAACGACTCTTTGAAGAGTACCGAAGCATGGATGTGACCATGGAAGAGGGGGCATTACACTCAGATGATATTGAGACTGATACGGTTGGAAATGCATCAGACTGGCAG gagCTAAACGCATATGAGAGTAGCAATAATACAACAAGATCAGATAAATCTGAATTGTATTTGTATTTGGAAGAGCCAAGGATCAAAGATACGACGAAGCAATATGATGTATTGGCCTATTGGAAGTCGCAAGGAACTAAATATCGTGATCTTTCTCGGATGGCACGGGATGTGTTAGCTATTCCGGTATCAACAGTTGTTTCTGAATCTGCTTTTAGTGTTGGAGGTAGAGTTATTGACAAATATAGAAGTAAGCTACTACCAACTAATGCTGAAGCACTGATTTGCCTCCAAGATTGGATGTTTGGAGTAGACTTTAGAG cTGAACTGGGTGATGATGCCAATGATTTGGCTGATGCTTTAAAAGATGTGTTGTCCGTGAATGAGAGTGGTGTAACTAATGAGGCTCCAGTAGGACCAATACCTACACAAGGATCTTCAATTGCTTCTACTACAG GGACCACAG ACATGGGACATGGGATTGATATTActttatattttgttacttttgacGTTATAGTTTGTGGACATGGGACATAG